In the Azospirillum ramasamyi genome, one interval contains:
- a CDS encoding sigma-70 family RNA polymerase sigma factor — protein sequence MANAAVGDRKAFGTLTRRHLRRSIALAQRVVGNAADAEEVAQDAFLQIWANADRWRGDGTRFTTWLYRIVVNRAIDYKRRRSFAPLDDAGEIADPAWSAETVIDGIFRG from the coding sequence ATGGCGAACGCCGCAGTCGGCGACCGGAAAGCGTTTGGAACACTCACGCGCCGGCATCTGCGCCGCAGCATCGCCTTGGCCCAACGGGTGGTCGGGAACGCAGCCGACGCCGAGGAGGTCGCGCAGGACGCCTTCCTGCAGATCTGGGCCAACGCCGACCGCTGGCGCGGCGACGGAACCCGTTTCACGACCTGGCTTTACAGGATCGTGGTGAACCGGGCCATCGACTATAAGCGGCGGCGCAGCTTCGCTCCGCTGGACGATGCCGGCGAGATCGCCGATCCGGCCTGGAGTGCCGAAACGGTGATCGACGGCATCTTCCGGGGGTAA